The Streptomyces sp. NBC_00459 DNA segment GGCGTCCAGGGCCGCCGTATCGCCCGTACCGCCCGCATCGTCCGACTTTGCGAGCGCCGCCTTGGCCTTCGCCTCGTCGCTCGTGCGGTCGCCCTTCTCCGGCGTAACGAATCGATAACCGACGTTCCGGACGGTCCCGATCAGCGACTCGTGCTCGGGTCCGAGCTTCGCGCGCAGCCGTCGTACGTGCACGTCGACCGTCCGGGTGCCACCGAAGTAGTCGTAGCCCCAGACCTCCTGGAGGAGCTGTGCGCGCGTGAAGACGCGGCCCGGGTGCTGGGCGAGGTACTTGAGGAGCTCGAACTCCTTGAAGGTGAGGTCGAGGACCCGGCCCTTCAGCTTCGCGCTGTACGTCGCCTCGTCGACCGAGAGGTCGCCGTTGCGGATCTCCATGGGGGAGTCGTCGTTGACGATCTGCTGCCGGCCCATGGCGAGCCGCAGACGGGCCTCGACCTCGGCCGGACCCGCGGTGTCCAGCAGAACGTCGTCGATGCCCCAGTCGGCGGTGACGGCCGCGAGGCCGCCCTCGGTGACGACGAGGATGAGCGGACAGCCGGGCCCGGTGGAGCGCAGGAGCTGGCACAGGCTGCGCACCTGGGGCAGATCACGGCGGCCGTCGATCAGGATGACGTCGGCACCTGGGGTGTCGACGAGAGCGGGTCCCTCGGCCGGAGCCACGCGCACGTTGTGCAGTAGCAGGCCGAGAGCGGGAAGCACCTCGGTCGACGGCTGGAGGGCATTGGTCAGGAGGAGAAGTGAACTCATCGCGTCCCACCTACCCGGATCGTCGTCGCCATACGGTCGTTCTCGGTTGGCTCGCCCATAACGTCTGGTTCCTCCTCGGTCCCTGCGAGGACGTTTGCGGCACTGCT contains these protein-coding regions:
- a CDS encoding response regulator transcription factor, which translates into the protein MSSLLLLTNALQPSTEVLPALGLLLHNVRVAPAEGPALVDTPGADVILIDGRRDLPQVRSLCQLLRSTGPGCPLILVVTEGGLAAVTADWGIDDVLLDTAGPAEVEARLRLAMGRQQIVNDDSPMEIRNGDLSVDEATYSAKLKGRVLDLTFKEFELLKYLAQHPGRVFTRAQLLQEVWGYDYFGGTRTVDVHVRRLRAKLGPEHESLIGTVRNVGYRFVTPEKGDRTSDEAKAKAALAKSDDAGGTGDTAALDAVTESSEVTAEA